GGAAGGTCGTCTACCGCGACCTGAAGCCGGAACAGCGCCAGCCGCTGCGCGAAACGCTCGGCCAGATGGTGACGATCTCCAACCCGCTCGACTACCACACCTTCGTCTGGGGCAACCGCGAGAAGCAGACCGCCGCCTTCACCACCATGATGCAGGGCGGCTATGCGCTGAACCTCGTCGTGCTCGATTTCCCCCGCCTCGACCGTTGCGACGCCGCCGACTGGACCACCACCTGCGAGGCCCTGATCGACGCGGCACGGGCGACGGGCGAAAATGCCGGCATCGTCGCCAGCATGGGCGAGAACCTGCCGGAAGCAACAGCCGAAATGCTGGTGCGAAACGGCGTCGTGCCCTTCTACGGCATCGAGGAGGCGCTTGCCGCCGCCGATGCCGCCGCTGGCATAGGCGAAGCCTGGTCGAAGCCGCTTGCCGCCCCGCTGCTCAAGGCCCCGACCGGCGAAGGCGAGGCGATCACGCTCACCGAGCGCGAGGCCAAGCAGGCGCTCGGCGCCCATGGCCTTCCCGTCCCCAAGGGCCTCACCGCCGAAACGGCGGAAGCCGCGGCGCAGGCAGCCGAAACACTCGGTTTCCCCATCGTGCTCAAGGGCCTCGGCGTGGCGCACAAGACCGAAGCCGGCGCGGTCAAGCTCAACCTTGCCGGCCGGCAAGCCGTTCTCGATGCGGCAAAGGCCATGGCCGGCGTCGCCTCGGGCTTCCTCGTGGAAAAGATGGTGGGCAAACCGGTCGCCGAACTCATCGTCGGCGCGATGCGCGATCCCGTCGCCGGTCCGGTGCTGACCATCGGTGCCGGTGGCATCCTCGTCGAACTGCTTGAAGATTCGGCGATTTTGACCCTGCCGACCGACGAGAAGACGATCCGCGAGGCCATCTCCGGCCTCAAGATCGCCAAGCTGCTGAACGGCTATCGCGGCGCGCCGAAGGGCGATATCGACGCCCTTGTCGCCGCCGTCGCATCAGCGGCATCCTATGTCGTTTCAAACGCCTCAATAATCGAAGAACTGGACGTTAATCCCATAATGGTGCTCCCCGCCGGCGACGGTGTCGTGGCGGCCGATGCACTGATCCGTCTGAGGAAACAATCATGACCGGACCGATACGCCAGCGCCGCGAAGGCGGCATCCTCGAAGTCACGATCGATCGCCCCAAGGCGAACGCCATCGATCTTGCGACCAGCCGCATCATGGGCGAGGTCTTCCGGGAATTCCGCGACGACGACACGCTGCGCGTCGCCATCATCACCGGCGCGGGGGAGAAATTCTTCTGTCCGGGATGGGACCTGAAAGCCGCGGCGGCAGGCGATGCCGTCGATGGCGACTATGGCGTCGGCGGTTTCGGCGGCATGCAGGAGCTGCGCGACCTCAACAAACCGATCATCGCAGCCATCAACGGCATCTGCTGCGGCGGCGGCTTCGAGATCGCGCTGTCGACCGACCTCATCCTCGCCGCCGAGCACGCGACCTTCGCCCTCCCGGAAATCCGTTCCGGCACGGTGGCGGATGCCGCCTCGATCAAGCTGCCGAAGCGCATTCCCTATCACATCGCCATGGACATGCTGCTCACCGGCCGCTGGCTGGATGTTCAGGAGGCGCACCGCTGGGGCTTCGTCAACGAGATCCTGCCGGCCGACAAGCTCATGGACCGCGCCTGGGAGCTGGCGCGCCTGCTCGAAAGCGGCCCGCCGCTCGTCTACGCCGCCATCAAGGAAGTGGTGCGCGCCGCCGAGGGCGACACCTTCCAGGGAACCATGAACAAGATCACCAAGCGGCAGTTCCGCACGGTCGATATTCTTTATTCCAGCGAGGATCAGCTCGAGGGCGCCCGCGCCTTCGCGGAGAAGCGCGATCCCGTCTGGAAGGGGCGATGACACGACGCTCCAAGACGGAACGGGAAGGAGAATAATACGGCGCCGGCATAAAAACCGGTCGTAAGGTTGCCTTACGGGCGAAAAACAGAAATTCTGCCAATCATAATGACAAAAGCCCAGAACGGGTCAGCGAAAGGGAACAGGGGAATGACTGATTACACCAAGTACCTCACCAGCCAGGTCACGCTCGGCAAGATGAACCGTCGTGAGTTCATGGGCCGCGCCGCCGCCTTCGGCATCACGCTCGCCGCCGCCGGCACGATGTTCGACACCGCCGCCAGGGCACAGGAGCCCAAGCGTGGCGGCCATCTGAAGCTCGGCCTCGAAGGCGCAGCCGCGACCGACTCGAAGGACCCGGCAAAGGCGCTCTCGCAGTTCATGTTCGTCGTCGGCCGCAACTGGGGCGACATGCTGGTGGAATCCGAGCCGCTGACCGGCAAGCCCGTCCCGGCGCTCGCCGAATCCTGGGAACCCTCCGCCGATGCCTCGACCTGGACCTTCAACATCCGCAAGGGCGTGAAATTCCACGACGGCAAGGAACTGACCGTCGACGACGTCATCAAGACCCTGCAGCGCCACACCGACGAGAAGTCGGAATCGGGCGCGCTCGGCGTCATGAAATCGATCAAGGAAATCAAGGCCGATGGCGACAAGCTGGTGCTCGTCCTGACCGAAGGCAACGCCGATCTGCCGCTGCTGCTCACCGACTACCACCTCGTCATCCAGCCGAACGGCGGCCTCGACGATCCGAACGCGCAGATCGGCACCGGTCCCTACAAGGTCACCAGCTTCGAGGCCGGCGTACGCGCCACCTTCGAGCGCAACAAGGACGACTGGCGACAGGACCGCGGCTTCGTCGACACGATCGAGATGATCGCTATGAACGACGCGACCGCCCGCATCGCCGCCCTCTCCTCCGGCCAGGTGCACTACATCAACCGCGTCGACCCGAAGACCGTCGATCTTCTGAAGCGCGCGCCGAACGTGGAAATCCTCTCCACCTCCGGCCGTGGCCATTACGTGTTCATCATGCATTGCGACACCGCGCCGTTCGACAACAACGACCTGCGCATGGCGCTGAAATACTCCATGGACCGCGAGGCGATGCTGGAGAAGGTGCTGAACGGCTACGGCAAGGTCGGCAACGACTTCCCGATCAACGAGACCTATGCCCTCTTCCCGGAAGGCATCGAGCAGCGCACCTACGATCCCGACAAGGCCGCCTTCCACTACAAGAAGTCGGGCCATAGCGGCTCGGTGCTGCTGCGCACGTCCGACGTGGCCTTCCCGGGTGCCGTCGATGCCGCCGTCCTCTACCAGCAAAGCGCCAAGAAGGCCGGCATCGATATCGAGGTGAAGCGCGAGCCGGGCGACGGCTACTGGTCGAACGTCTGGAACGTCCAGCCCTTCTGCACCTCCTACTGGGGCGGCCGACCGACGCAGGACCAGATGTATTCCACCGCCTATCTCTCGACGGCCGACTGGAACGACACGCGCTTCAAGCGCGAGGACTTCGACAAGCTGCTGCTCCAGGCCCGCTCCGAACTGGACGAGGCCAAGCGCAAGGACATGTACCGCACCATGGCCATGATGGTGCGTGACGAGGGCGGCCTGATCCTGCCGATGTTCAACGACTTCGTGAACGCCGCCGGCAAGAACGTGAAGGGCTACGTCCACGACATCGGCAACGACATGTCGAACGGCTATGTCGCAACCCGCGTCTGGCTCGACGCCTGATGACCGGCAACGGACCGGCGCACGGTCCGGAGCTGACAGCGACGACGGCTGCGGGCGAAGCCCCGCAGTCGGCCGGAGCTGCCGGGTCGGTTGCGTCCACGGGAACCCCAGCCATCGAGGGCACGCCCTCCTTCTGGGCGAAACTCAGCAAGAGCAGCCCGCTCGCTGCACTCATCCTGCAACGCCTCGCGCTCAGCGTGGCCTTGCTCTTCGCCGTGTCGCTGATGATCTTCGGCGGCGTGGAAGCCCTGCCCGGCGACTTCGCGACCACCTATCTCGGACAGTCCGCGACACCGCAGGCCGTGGAGAACATCCGCAAGGACCTCGGCCTCGACCAGCCGGCCACCACCCGCTACGTCAAATGGCTCGGCGGCGCTCTTCAGGGTGATTTCGGCGCCTCCTGGGCCTCCAAGCAATCGGTCAGCGAGCAGATCGGCAAGCGCCTCGGCAATTCGCTGTTCCTCGCCTTCTTCGCGGCGATCATATCGGTGCCATTGGCCGTCGGCCTCGGCATGCTGGCGGTGCAATACCGGAACCGCCTGCCAGACAAGATCATCAACGTCGTATCGCTGGCGGCGATCTCCCTGCCGGAGTTCTTCGTCGGCTACCTGCTGATCCTGTTCTTCGCGGTGAAGATGGGCATCGCCACCTTCCCGGCTACGGTCTACGACACGATGACGATCGGCGAGCGGCTGTCGGCCATCGCTTTGCCCACCGCCACGCTCGTCCTCGTCGTGCTCGCCCACATGATGCGCATGACGCGGGCGGCGATCCTCAACGTCATGTCGTCGGCCTATGTCGAGACGGCGGAGCTTAAGGGGCTTTCGAGCCTGCGCATCATCGCCAGGCATGCCGCGCCCAATGCGGTGGCCCCGGTCATCAACGTCATCGCGCTGAACCTCGCCTATCTCGTGGTCGGCGTCGTCGTCGTGGAGGTGGTCTTCGTCTATCCCGGCATGGGCCAGTACATGGTCGACGCCGTGACGGTGCGCGACATGCCCGTCGTGCAGGCCTGCGGCCTGATCTTCGCCGCCTTCTACATCTTCCTCAACATGTTCGCCGATATCCTCGCGATTGTCGCGAACCCCAGATTGAGGCATCCGCGATGAGACTTTCCTCCATTCCCGTCAGCGCATGGGTCGGCATCGCGGGCATCGCGCTTGCCCTCTTCTGCGCCCTCTTCGCCCCCTTCATCGCGCCGCACGGCGAAAGCGAGATCGTCGGCTCCGTCTGGCAGCCGATGGGCGGCGACTTCCTGCTCGGCACGGACAATCTCGGCCGCGACCTCTTCTCGCGGCTGATCTTCGGCGCCCGCACCACGGTCTTCGTGGCGCTGGCGGCAACCGTGCTCTCCTTCTCGCTCGGCATGCTGCTGTCCTTCACGGCAGCGGTGACGGGCGGGTTCATCGACCAGATCTTCTCGCGCTTCAACGACCTGATGATGGCGATCCCGACGCTGATCTTCGCCCTCGTCGTGCTGGCCGTGCTGCCGCAGCAGCTCTGGATCCTCATCCTCGTCATGGCGGTGCTCGACAGCACGCGCGTCTACCGCATCGGCCGGGCCGTGGCGCTCGACGTCGCGGTCATGGAATTCGTGGAGGCGGCACGGCTGCGCGGCGAAGGCACGGGCTGGATCATCTTCCGCGAGATTCTTCCCAACACGCTCTCGCCGCTGCTGGCCGAATTCGGCCTGCGCTTCGCCTTCTCGATCCTGTTCCTCTCCACCCTCTCCTTCCTCGGCCTCGGCATCCAGCCGCCGGCCGCCGACTGGGGCGGCATGGTCAAGGACAACAAGGACGGCATCATCTTCGGCATTTCGGCCGCGCTTATTCCAGGCGGGGCGATCGCCGGGCTGGCCATCTGCGTCAACCTCGTCGTCGACTGGCTGATGAAACGCACCTCGAGCCTGAAGGGGGGACGCGGCGATGCCTGATCTTCTTTCCGTCCGCAATCTCAAGATCGAGGCGACGAGCTACCCGCCCGGCGAGCCGCCGAGGAACGTTACTCTTGTCGAGGGCGTGAACTTCGATGTGCAGAAGGGCAAGGTGCTCGGTCTTATCGGCGAATCCGGGGCCGGCAAGTCCACCATCGGCCTTACCGCCCTCGCCTACGGGCGCGGCGGAGTGCGCATCACCGGCGGCGAGGTAAAGCTGAACGGCGAGGATCTCCTGAAGCTCTCGCCGGCCGGCATCCGCAAGGTGCGCGGCTGCAAGGTCTGCTACGTCGCGCAGTCGGCGGCGGCAGCCTTCAATCCCGCCCATCGGCTCGGCGAGCAGGTGATCGAGGCATCGCTGAAGCACGGTGTCATGAGCCGCGCGGACGCGGAAAAGCGCGCGCTCTACCTCTTCAAGGTGCTCGGCCTGCCCAACCCGGAAACCTTCGGCCAGCGCTATCCGCACCAGGTCTCCGGCGGCCAGCTGCAGCGCGCCATGACCGCCATGGCGCTCTGCCCCAACCCGGAGCTGATCATCTTCGACGAGCCGACCACCGCGCTCGACGTGACGACGCAGATCGACGTGCTCGCCGCCATCAAGCACGCCATCGAGGAAACCCACACGGCCGCGCTCTACATCACCCACGACCTTGCCGTCGTGGCACAGATCACGGACGACATCCTCGTGCTCCGGCATGGCAAGATGGTGGAATACGGCTCGGTGCAGCAGATCATCGAAGAGCCGAGAGAGGACTACACCCGCGCCCTCGTCAACGTGCGCGGCACCGGCCGGGACGAAGCACCCGACCAGACGGACACGCTCCTGAAAGTGGAGAATGTCACCGCCGGCTATTCCAACGGCTTCAAGGTGCTGCAGAACGTGTCGCTGCACCTGCCGAAGGGCCAGACGCTGGCGGTGGTGGGCGAATCCGGCTCGGGCAAGTCCACCCTCGCCCGCGTCATCACCGGCCTGCTCCCCCCACAGGAGGGCACGATCAGCTTCGACGGCAAGCCCTTGCCGCGGGCGCTGAAGGGCCGGTCGAACGACGAGCTTCGCCGCGTCCAGATGATCTACCAGATGGCCGACACCGCGATGAACCCGCGCCAGACGGTGCGCGACATCATCGGCCGCCCCCTCACCTTCTACTATGGCATGCGCGGCCGGGAGAAGACGGAGCGGGTGAAGGAACTGCTCGACCAGATCGAGATGGGCGGCCGCTTCGCCGACCGCTACCCGGCCGAGCTTTCCGGCGGCCAGAAGCAGCGCGTCGCCATCGCAAGGGCGCTCGCGGCCAAGCCCGAACTCATCCTGTGCGACGAGCCGACCTCCGCGCTCGACCCGCTGGTGGCCGAGGGCATCCTGAAGCTTCTCCTGAAGCTGCAGGAGGAAACGCATGTCTCCTACATGTTCATCACCCACGACATCGCCATCGTGCGCGCGATTGCCGACAGCGTGGCCGTGATGCACCGGGGGCGCCTCGTGCGCTTCGGCCCAAAATCGAAGGTGCTCACGCCGCCCTTCGACGACTATACGGACCTGCTGCTGAAATCCGTGCCCGAAATGGAGATCGGCTGGCTGGAGCGGGTGCTCAAGACGCGGCGCATGGAGAGCGCCGGGAACTGATGGAAGGCGGGCGGCTTGGGCCGCCCGTTCTTTTTTGCGTGGCCCCTCATCCGGCCTGGCAGCCTCCTTTTCCCCGCTTGCGGGGAGAGAGTTAGGGGAAGGGTCAACGCCTCAAGCGCAGAGGCCAGCAACAGGCTCCACGCCCACCTCTCAATTCTGCGTGCAGGTCACATCCCCGAGCCGGCTTGCCGATTCCCCCTCGACACTCACCGTCTCCTCGCCCCGCGCCGTGCAATTGCCCTTCTCGCCGACGCCGCTGCGGAATTTCACCATGGGCTGGCCCTCGATCATCACGCTCGGCACGATCTCGTAGAGTTCCGGCGGGCAGTTCACCACGTCGGAAAGCCGCAGCGCCGGCGCGCCGCCGATGAAGACGCTCTTGGAGCCGGACATGGCGCAGGAGGGAATGGGCGCGGGAGCGTCGTCGGCAAGGGAGGGCGACGGCATGGCCGCCGCAATGCCGAGCATCAGGACGGCGGCCGAAAGCTGCTGGAATTTCATCGTGCTTCTCCCTTGTCACATGCCGCGCGGGATAGCGCCCGCAGCGTTTCGAGCGCCCGTTCGGCATCCCGCTCCGGCACGAATATATGGTCGTGATGGAAGGCGGCAACCACATTGGCGCTGATGCCCGCCTTCGTCAAAGCCGTGGCGAAGGCCGCCGTCAGCCCCACGGCCTCCAGCGAGGAATGCACGGTGAGCGTGATCATGCGCATCGGCGCGCTGGCGGAAAGCCCTTCCGCGGCCTCGGCGGGCAGGATCAGCGTCACCCCCTCCTCCTCCCGAAAGAGGCCGATGGGGCCGCGCGCAAGATAAGTCGCGATCTCCGGGGCCGGCACGCTCGCGTAGACGAAACGGCCCACCGCCAGCGCCGGCTCCATGGTCGCCAGCAGTTCGTCGAGATCGGTGACGCCGCTCATGGATTGGCCATCCGGCGCACGGCGTCGCAGAGCGCCGCAAAACCGGCCTTCGCGCCCTCGCTCATGAAGCGGGCACGCAGCCAGGCGTGGATCATCTGCCTCTCCTCCCGATACTCCACCGGCACGCCGGCAAGGATCAGCCGCGCCGCATAGGCGCGGGCGTCATCGCGCAACGGATCGAAAAAGGCGCCGGTGATGAAGGCCGGCGGCAGGCCGGCGAGATTTTCCGCACGCAGCGGAAAGGCATGGACCGCATCTTCCGGCGCCTTGTAGACCTCGCGATAATAGGCGACGTCGGCGGTCGAAAGCCCGGGCGCCTCGGCCATCTCGACATAGGAACCGGACACGAGATCGCCGCCGAGGCCGGGATAGACCAGCGCCTGCCCCGCAACGCCCTTCAGCCCCTCGTCCCGCGCCTTCAGCACGAGACCGGCCGCAAGGTTGCCGCCGGCGCTGTCGCCGATCATCACGACCGGATGGCGTTCCAGCAGAAGCTCCATCAGAACCGCCCAACAATCGTCGAAGGCGGCGGGCCAGGCATGTTCCGGCGAAAGCCGGTAATCGACCGAGACGAGTTCCGCCCCGGCCGCCTCGGCGATCTCGGCGCAGATCGCATCGTGGCTGTCCAGCGAGCCGACGACGAAGCCGCCGCCATGGATATAGAAGAGCCGCGTTTCGCTCGTCACCCGCGCCGGACAATAGCGGCGCACCGGAATGCGTCCCGCCACCAGTCCGTCCCGCTTGGCCATGCCGGCCGGCGGCGGCGCGTCGAAGGCGGCGCAGAGCGCGTCATACCAGGCGCGCTGCTGCACGATGTCGGCATCGACGGCGTCGGCGGGGTAGAAATCCTCGCAGCGCTTGTGGAAGGCAAGAATGCCCGGCTCGGTCGGCATGGGGCGTTCGGTCATGGCGGCTCCTTGTCGTTGGAGACATCATAGCAGGGCGGCGCGGGTCGGGTTTGCGGACCTACGCCTTTTCCCGGCCTTTTTCCACGACTTGCCTCCCCGCCGCCCGTCCTATTAAGTGCCGCCATGGCTTTCACCTTCCGGCAATTGCAATATTTCGTCGCCGTCGCGGAACAGGGATCCGTGACGCGGGCTGCGCAAAACCTGTCGATCTCGCAATCCTCGATCACCGAGGCGATCAAGGAACTCGAATCGGATCTCGGCGTCGAACTCTTCGAGCGCCACCCACGCGGGCTGACGACGACGCATAACGGCCACCAGTTCCTGCGCCATGCGACGAAAATCCTCGCCAATGTCTCCGATGCCCGCCGCTCCTTCTCCGACAACCGCGCACCGGAAAAAGGTCAGCTCAACCTCGGCGTCACCTCGCTCGTCGCCGGCTACGTGCTGTCGGACCTGCTCTCGCGCTACCGCCGCGCCTTCCCCGGCATCGATGTCAGCGCCATCGAGGACAACGGCTCCTATCTGGAGCAT
This DNA window, taken from Shinella zoogloeoides, encodes the following:
- a CDS encoding acetate--CoA ligase family protein, with the translated sequence MVRSLDRLIRPKSIAVFGGKEARRVIYQCDKMGFSGDIWPVHPREDEILGRKCYRSVADLPGAPDASFVGVNRELTIGIIRDLAARGAGGAVCYASGFREAVSELADGDDLQRALVEAAGDMPILGPNCYGFINMLDGALLWPDQHGMLRIEKGVAVLTQSSNIACNVSMQQRGLPLAYILTAGNQAQTGLADLACAVLEDPRVTAVGLHIEGFDSLASLERLGLRARELKKPVVTLKVGKSEQAQLATVSHTASLAGNDAVSSALLSRLGIGRVETLPELLETLKLLHVAGPLSSHDISSMSCSGGEASLMADAGVKRKVVYRDLKPEQRQPLRETLGQMVTISNPLDYHTFVWGNREKQTAAFTTMMQGGYALNLVVLDFPRLDRCDAADWTTTCEALIDAARATGENAGIVASMGENLPEATAEMLVRNGVVPFYGIEEALAAADAAAGIGEAWSKPLAAPLLKAPTGEGEAITLTEREAKQALGAHGLPVPKGLTAETAEAAAQAAETLGFPIVLKGLGVAHKTEAGAVKLNLAGRQAVLDAAKAMAGVASGFLVEKMVGKPVAELIVGAMRDPVAGPVLTIGAGGILVELLEDSAILTLPTDEKTIREAISGLKIAKLLNGYRGAPKGDIDALVAAVASAASYVVSNASIIEELDVNPIMVLPAGDGVVAADALIRLRKQS
- a CDS encoding carnitinyl-CoA dehydratase; amino-acid sequence: MTGPIRQRREGGILEVTIDRPKANAIDLATSRIMGEVFREFRDDDTLRVAIITGAGEKFFCPGWDLKAAAAGDAVDGDYGVGGFGGMQELRDLNKPIIAAINGICCGGGFEIALSTDLILAAEHATFALPEIRSGTVADAASIKLPKRIPYHIAMDMLLTGRWLDVQEAHRWGFVNEILPADKLMDRAWELARLLESGPPLVYAAIKEVVRAAEGDTFQGTMNKITKRQFRTVDILYSSEDQLEGARAFAEKRDPVWKGR
- a CDS encoding ABC transporter substrate-binding protein produces the protein MTDYTKYLTSQVTLGKMNRREFMGRAAAFGITLAAAGTMFDTAARAQEPKRGGHLKLGLEGAAATDSKDPAKALSQFMFVVGRNWGDMLVESEPLTGKPVPALAESWEPSADASTWTFNIRKGVKFHDGKELTVDDVIKTLQRHTDEKSESGALGVMKSIKEIKADGDKLVLVLTEGNADLPLLLTDYHLVIQPNGGLDDPNAQIGTGPYKVTSFEAGVRATFERNKDDWRQDRGFVDTIEMIAMNDATARIAALSSGQVHYINRVDPKTVDLLKRAPNVEILSTSGRGHYVFIMHCDTAPFDNNDLRMALKYSMDREAMLEKVLNGYGKVGNDFPINETYALFPEGIEQRTYDPDKAAFHYKKSGHSGSVLLRTSDVAFPGAVDAAVLYQQSAKKAGIDIEVKREPGDGYWSNVWNVQPFCTSYWGGRPTQDQMYSTAYLSTADWNDTRFKREDFDKLLLQARSELDEAKRKDMYRTMAMMVRDEGGLILPMFNDFVNAAGKNVKGYVHDIGNDMSNGYVATRVWLDA
- a CDS encoding ABC transporter permease codes for the protein MTGNGPAHGPELTATTAAGEAPQSAGAAGSVASTGTPAIEGTPSFWAKLSKSSPLAALILQRLALSVALLFAVSLMIFGGVEALPGDFATTYLGQSATPQAVENIRKDLGLDQPATTRYVKWLGGALQGDFGASWASKQSVSEQIGKRLGNSLFLAFFAAIISVPLAVGLGMLAVQYRNRLPDKIINVVSLAAISLPEFFVGYLLILFFAVKMGIATFPATVYDTMTIGERLSAIALPTATLVLVVLAHMMRMTRAAILNVMSSAYVETAELKGLSSLRIIARHAAPNAVAPVINVIALNLAYLVVGVVVVEVVFVYPGMGQYMVDAVTVRDMPVVQACGLIFAAFYIFLNMFADILAIVANPRLRHPR
- a CDS encoding ABC transporter permease translates to MRLSSIPVSAWVGIAGIALALFCALFAPFIAPHGESEIVGSVWQPMGGDFLLGTDNLGRDLFSRLIFGARTTVFVALAATVLSFSLGMLLSFTAAVTGGFIDQIFSRFNDLMMAIPTLIFALVVLAVLPQQLWILILVMAVLDSTRVYRIGRAVALDVAVMEFVEAARLRGEGTGWIIFREILPNTLSPLLAEFGLRFAFSILFLSTLSFLGLGIQPPAADWGGMVKDNKDGIIFGISAALIPGGAIAGLAICVNLVVDWLMKRTSSLKGGRGDA
- a CDS encoding ABC transporter ATP-binding protein; this translates as MPDLLSVRNLKIEATSYPPGEPPRNVTLVEGVNFDVQKGKVLGLIGESGAGKSTIGLTALAYGRGGVRITGGEVKLNGEDLLKLSPAGIRKVRGCKVCYVAQSAAAAFNPAHRLGEQVIEASLKHGVMSRADAEKRALYLFKVLGLPNPETFGQRYPHQVSGGQLQRAMTAMALCPNPELIIFDEPTTALDVTTQIDVLAAIKHAIEETHTAALYITHDLAVVAQITDDILVLRHGKMVEYGSVQQIIEEPREDYTRALVNVRGTGRDEAPDQTDTLLKVENVTAGYSNGFKVLQNVSLHLPKGQTLAVVGESGSGKSTLARVITGLLPPQEGTISFDGKPLPRALKGRSNDELRRVQMIYQMADTAMNPRQTVRDIIGRPLTFYYGMRGREKTERVKELLDQIEMGGRFADRYPAELSGGQKQRVAIARALAAKPELILCDEPTSALDPLVAEGILKLLLKLQEETHVSYMFITHDIAIVRAIADSVAVMHRGRLVRFGPKSKVLTPPFDDYTDLLLKSVPEMEIGWLERVLKTRRMESAGN
- a CDS encoding PAAR domain-containing protein, coding for MKFQQLSAAVLMLGIAAAMPSPSLADDAPAPIPSCAMSGSKSVFIGGAPALRLSDVVNCPPELYEIVPSVMIEGQPMVKFRSGVGEKGNCTARGEETVSVEGESASRLGDVTCTQN
- a CDS encoding ACT domain-containing protein; its protein translation is MSGVTDLDELLATMEPALAVGRFVYASVPAPEIATYLARGPIGLFREEEGVTLILPAEAAEGLSASAPMRMITLTVHSSLEAVGLTAAFATALTKAGISANVVAAFHHDHIFVPERDAERALETLRALSRAACDKGEAR
- a CDS encoding alpha/beta hydrolase, producing MTERPMPTEPGILAFHKRCEDFYPADAVDADIVQQRAWYDALCAAFDAPPPAGMAKRDGLVAGRIPVRRYCPARVTSETRLFYIHGGGFVVGSLDSHDAICAEIAEAAGAELVSVDYRLSPEHAWPAAFDDCWAVLMELLLERHPVVMIGDSAGGNLAAGLVLKARDEGLKGVAGQALVYPGLGGDLVSGSYVEMAEAPGLSTADVAYYREVYKAPEDAVHAFPLRAENLAGLPPAFITGAFFDPLRDDARAYAARLILAGVPVEYREERQMIHAWLRARFMSEGAKAGFAALCDAVRRMANP